The following coding sequences are from one Triticum dicoccoides isolate Atlit2015 ecotype Zavitan chromosome 4A, WEW_v2.0, whole genome shotgun sequence window:
- the LOC119288625 gene encoding F-box protein SNE-like → MGGPPAAPRQEEEGAVVVTELEVRVQLLASGGGGGGAYNINDNADILSEILARLDGRSLASAASVCRLWAAVSRRDAVWEALCLRHVGPASGPTAGHATRTVVAALGGYRRLYRLCLGPALDRLGRAGALAHAQARARLSLSLSLSLFSIDCYERLGGGSGATAGAGRQQPPSSLLFLCKPVDVS, encoded by the coding sequence ATGGGAGGACCTCCCGCGGCGCCGCGGCAGGAGGAGGAGGGCGCTGTGGTGGTGACGGAGCTGGAGGTGCGCGTGCAGCTGCtggcctccggcggcggcggcggcggcgcgtacaACATCAACGACAACGCCGACATCCTGTCCGAGATCCTGGCGCGCCTCGACGGCCGCTCGCTCGCGTCCGCGGCCTCCGTCTGCCGCCTCTGGGCCGCCGTGTCGCGCCGGGACGCCGTCTGGGAGGCGCTCTGCCTCCGCCACGTGGGCCCGGCGTCCGGCCCCACCGCGGGCCACGCCACCCGCACCGTCGTGGCCGCGCTCGGCGGGTACCGCCGGCTCTACCGCCTCTGCCTTGGCCCGGCGCTCGACAGGCTCGGCCGCGCGGGCGCCCTCGCCCACGCGCAGGCCCGGGCGCGCCTGTCGCTCTCCCTCTCGCTGTCGCTCTTCTCCATCGACTGCTACGAGCGGCTAGGAGGCGGGAGCGGCGCCACTGCCGGCGCCGGCAGGCAGCAGCCTCCCTCGTCGCTGCTCTTCCTGTGCAAGCCCGTGGACGTGTCCTGA